From the Paraflavitalea soli genome, the window GGATTGTGTTGTTGTCGCTGCCGCTTTATTGCGGTAGCTTTCCATCGTTTGTTGTTTGGCAGTGATCTGCTCCTGTGTTCTTTTGAGCAGCTGCGGATCGAAATACTCGACTTTTACTTCACCCAATTGCAATAAAGTATCACCCGCTTTTACAAGATCCCCCTCTTTGATATGCCATTTGACGATACTGCCGGCGATCAGCGTGTTTACCTGTTGCGGGCGTTGCTCCTGCCGCAGCGTCGTGACGGTGCCTCTTGCCCTGATGTTTTGTGTCCAGGGAAGGAAGAGTACCGCCACCAATAGTATGAACATTCCCCACAACCATTTTTTCATGCGGCTGCTCCTGTAAAACAGGTAGATGTTTGAAAAGGAACGAAGCTTGCTTTGCGCAGCGATGCTATGTATATCGGACTGTAGATACGTGTTCATTTTATGCCTTGTTTTTGATACTCAACACCTCTCCTTCCGTGCTCAATTCTATAACCTGATCACAGTACTGGCCAAGCGTTTCGTCGTGCGAGGCGATCAATATCGTTGATTCCGTATTTTTCCTGATGTAGCTGATCATATTGCTTTTGTTTTCCGGCAGCAGGTGCGCAAACGGATCTTCGAGCAACATCAGCCTATGTTCTGCCACCACCGCCCTTATGAGTAGTATGTTCCTGCGCACATTTTCAGCGAGCTTATTACCCACCGGCAACATGTGCGTATCGTAACCCTGGGGCAGGGATTTTACAAATTGGGTAAGCCCCGTTATTTCGCAAAGTTCATTTACCTGCTGTATGCTGATTGTGCCATTGCCCATCGTAATGTTTTCCCAAAGGGATCCCTGAAAGATATCCTGGCTACCCAGCAAAATGCTCGTGTTTCTGCGGAGGTTGCTTACCTCGTAGTTGCCCACAGGTACCTTGTTGAGCAAAATATTGCCCGTATAATTTTTAAAGGCCCCTGTCAGCAGCCTGAGCACAGTAGATTTGCCCGATCCCGATATGCCTTTGATCTGCACCATATTGCCTGCGCCGATGGAAAACGTTATGTTCTTCAACACGGGTTTATTATTGCCATAAGCAAAAGTTACCTGGTCAAATGCTATCGATACCCCTTCATTTTTTACCGGTAGCTCAAGCTGCCCGCTTTGTTCAGTCTCTGCTTCTGTGATCTCACTCAACTTTTCTACTGAGATGATCGAATCGTATACCGTATCGAGGTTGATGATCAGTTTTTCGATAGAGCCTATTATGGCAATGATGACAATATCTGCAGCAATGAACTGGCCAACGTTGATCTGCTGATCGACGAGCAGGTAGGCGCCAATGATCAGCATGGCCGCCGTAATGATTATTTTAAAGGAGATAAGGCTCCAGAACTGAGTGAGCAGGATGCTGAAATAGCTGGTGCGCGAAGCGAGGTAATCACTGACCAGGTTGTCTGTTTTGTTCATGTGGAGCGAAGTTCCTTTCGTATACTTAAAGGATTTGATCGAGCGGGCAATCTCCTGTAGCCACGCTGCTACCGCGTATTTAAAGTTGCTTGCCCTGTAGGCCGTTTGGAGCCCTTGCGTGGAAGTAAACCGTATGATGGTGAATACAATGGTGATGAGCACCAATCCAAATACGATAAAGACAGGATGATAGAACGAAAGCAGCAGCAGGCCAAGCACCACCTGTATTACTGCAGCGGGCAGGTCTATCATAAGCTTGTCGATGCCTTTTTGGAGTGATACACTGTCGAAATACCTGTTGACCACTTCAGGCAGGTATTCGTGGTCGAGCTTTTCAATGTTCAGTTTAGGAAGCCGGTCACTGTATTCGAGTGAATACCTCACGAAGAGCTTCTGCTTTACTTTTTCGATGATCTGCAGCTGCCTTACCTGCAGCAGCCCATTGATAAATACGCCGAAGACCACCATCCCGATCAGCACTATGATGGAAGTGGAAATGGTGCCCGCCAATACAAAGCTGATAATGGACTGGATGCCAAGGGGCAGGGATAGTTGAACCAGGC encodes:
- a CDS encoding peptidase domain-containing ABC transporter, coding for MADKPVSLVRSLLKLNRILMLERKDFAAACVFALLAGLVQLSLPLGIQSIISFVLAGTISTSIIVLIGMVVFGVFINGLLQVRQLQIIEKVKQKLFVRYSLEYSDRLPKLNIEKLDHEYLPEVVNRYFDSVSLQKGIDKLMIDLPAAVIQVVLGLLLLSFYHPVFIVFGLVLITIVFTIIRFTSTQGLQTAYRASNFKYAVAAWLQEIARSIKSFKYTKGTSLHMNKTDNLVSDYLASRTSYFSILLTQFWSLISFKIIITAAMLIIGAYLLVDQQINVGQFIAADIVIIAIIGSIEKLIINLDTVYDSIISVEKLSEITEAETEQSGQLELPVKNEGVSIAFDQVTFAYGNNKPVLKNITFSIGAGNMVQIKGISGSGKSTVLRLLTGAFKNYTGNILLNKVPVGNYEVSNLRRNTSILLGSQDIFQGSLWENITMGNGTISIQQVNELCEITGLTQFVKSLPQGYDTHMLPVGNKLAENVRRNILLIRAVVAEHRLMLLEDPFAHLLPENKSNMISYIRKNTESTILIASHDETLGQYCDQVIELSTEGEVLSIKNKA